Proteins co-encoded in one Corylus avellana chromosome ca9, CavTom2PMs-1.0 genomic window:
- the LOC132192037 gene encoding uncharacterized protein LOC132192037, which yields MVTKERGEELALFLDMRRREMDADELHTPSPSESMPPRKTRADEFLNSENDKSDYDWLLTPPGTPLFPPLEKDSQKPVLSQIEIPNARPTAPKSRLDKVQEEPASRSIIVPKQPTLSSRQNSSSNGNRRSSSSMGLTSATSRPATPTGRPTLPSKTKPSRSSTPVSHPTLPSKTKPSRSSTPPMVRSSTPTRSTARSSTPTARPSLPTSKSQTRSATPNRGPSAPSVEPSLSAPPGRSSSAPKSGPTISKKPLLSRGSSPPVKSRPWKPSEIPGFSLDAPPNLRTSFPERPVSASKGRPGAPSARSSSIDSISNGKSRQQSSSPSRGRASHGSAYGNGKAILAKSRSRGKDNETDSPVLIGTKMVERVVNMRKLPPPKQDDGYSTHNEGSKSLSTNSSGFGRTLSNKSLDMALRHMDIRRSIPGKPRPSMTNIPASSVYSVRSSSTKKTVSAADSPLATSSNASSEPSIKNSSVSLDGSEIEDNDFGRDKGNSSPASEHGKH from the exons atggTGACgaaggagagaggagaagagCTCGCGCTGTTCCTTGATATGCGGAGGCGGGAGATGGACGCTGACGAGCTCCACACTCCTTCACCCTCAG AGTCAATGCCTCCCCGGAAGACACGCGCCGATGAGTTCTTGAACTCGGAAAATGACAAATCTGATTATGATTG GCTTCTTACACCACCTGGGACACCACTTTTTCCTCCTTTGGAGAAGGATTCACAGAAACCTGTATTGAGTCAGATTGAGATTCCTAATGCACGCCCCACTGCTCCAAAATCTAGG CTAGATAAGGTCCAGGAAGAACCTGCTTCAAGGAGTATTATAGTCCCTAAGCAGCCAACTTTGTCCTCTAGACAGAATTCTTCCAGCAACGGTAATAGAAGGTCATCATCATCTATGGGGCTCACATCAGCTACTTCAAGACCTGCAACTCCAACTGGACGGCCCACATTACCTTCTAAAACGAAACCTTCAAGATCCTCCACACCTGTTTCACATCCCACATTACCTTCTAAAACGAAACCATCAAGATCCTCCACCCCTCCAATGGTGAGATCTTCAACTCCTACTAGATCCACTGCTCGGTCTTCAACACCAACTGCCAGACCTTCCTTACCAACTTCCAAGTCACAAACAAGATCAGCCACACCAAACCGCGGACCGTCAGCCCCCTCAGTTGAACCTAGTTTATCTGCTCCTCCTGGTCGATCTTCTTCAGCACCAAAGTCAGGTCCCACAATTTCAAAAAAGCCACTGCTATCACGTGGAAGTTCACCACCAGTTAAATCTAGGCCTTGGAAACCCTCTGAGATTCCTGGTTTCTCACTTGATGCTCCTCCAAATTTGAGGACATCATTTCCAGAAAGGCCAGTTTCAGCCTCTAAGGGCAGGCCAGGAGCACCAAGTGCTAGGTCATCTTCTATTGACTCCATTTCAAATGGAAAATCAAGACAACAATCATCCTCTCCCTCTAGAGGACGAGCTTCTCATGGCAGTGCCTATGGTAATGGGAAGGCCATTCTGGCTAAGAGTAGATCACGTGGAAAAGATAACGAGACTGATAGCCCTGTACTTATTGGAACAAAGATGGTTGAAAGAGTGGTAAACATGAGGAAACTTCCACCACCCAAACAAGATGACGGTTACTCCACACATAATGAAGGTAGCAAGTCTTTGTCCACCAACAGCTCGGGCTTTGGAAGAACACTTTCAAATAAGTCCCTTGATATGGCTCTAAGGCATATG GATATAAGACGCAGCATCCCCGGTAAACCTCGCCCATCCATGACAAACATTCCTGCTTCTTCTGTTTACAGTGTGAGGTCAAGTTCCACAAAAAAGACAGTGAGTGCTGCTGACTCTCCTCTTGCCACAAGCAGCAATGCTAGTTCAGAGCCAAGTATCAAAAATAGCTCCGTTTCTTTAGATGGGAGTGAAATTGAAGACAATGATTTTGGACGTGATAAAGGAAACTCCTCCCCTGCCAGTGAGCATG GGAAACACTAG
- the LOC132162627 gene encoding putative serine/threonine-protein kinase — protein MIRSCFGALRDCKGQNSASQTEAEGIPTNNVQLFSYNYLRSAAGNFHPSKKIGGGGYGVVYKGILRDGTQVAIKSLSAESKQGTQEFLTEINVISDTRHPNLVELVGCCVEDNHRILVYEYLENNSLATALLGSKSKNVALDWPKRAAICLGTASGLAFLHEEAEPHIVHRDIKASNILLDGNFHPKIGDFGLAKLFPDNVTHLSTRVAGTVGYLAPEYALLGQLTKKADVYSFGVLVLEIISGRSSTKAAFGDELLVLVEWTWKLREDERLLDIVDPELTGYPEDELMRFIKVALFCTQRSASQRPTMKQVVDMLSKGVHLNEKALTKPGVYRVNTFNKDGGGTSSEETSSRAEKRNQQANPRVNSNDSFSSDNVSMMLPR, from the exons ATGATTCGTAGTTGCTTTGGTGCCTTGAGAGACTGTAAAGGGCAGAATAGTGCGAGTCAGACAGAGGCAGAAG GAATTCCTACCAATAATGTACAGCTCTTTTCTTATAACTATTTGAGATCAGCAGCAGGGAATTTCCATCCATCCAAAAAAATAGGTGGAGGAGGTTATGGAGTTGTCTATAAG GGAATTCTAAGAGATGGTACTCAAGTTGCAATCAAATCTCTTTCTGCGGAATCTAAACAAGGAACTCAGGAATTTTTGACAGAGATTAATGTGATCTCAGATACAAGACATCCAAACCTTGTTGAACTCGTTGGCTGCTGTGTTGAGGACAATCATCGGATATTGGTGTATGAATATCTGGAAAACAACAGCCTTGCAACTGCTTTGCTTG gttcaaaaagtaaaaacgtTGCTCTGGATTGGCCAAAGAGAGCTGCTATATGCCTGGGTACAGCTTCTGGTCTTGCATTTCTTCATGAGGAAGCTGAACCACATATTGTCCACAGGGATATTAAGGCTAGCAACATACTTCTTGATGGAAACTTCCATCCTAAAATAGGAGATTTTGGGCTGGCAAAGCTTTTTCCAGACAATGTCACTCATCTTAGTACTCGTGTGGCGGGAACTGT GGGATATCTGGCCCCAGAGTATGCACTTTTAGGCCAACTCACAAAGAAGGCGGATGTATACAGCTTTGGAGTGCTTGTGCTTGAAATAATTAGCGGTAGAAGCAGTACCAAGGCAGCATTTGGGGACGAATTACTGGTTCTGGTGGAATGG ACATGGAAACTAAGAGAAGATGAAAGACTTCTGGACATTGTTGATCCTGAATTGACAGGGTATCCAGAGGATGAGTTGATGCGCTTCATTAAGGTGGCTCTGTTTTGTACCCAGCGCAGTGCAAGCCAAAGGCCTACCATGAAGCAAGTAGTAGATATGCTTTCCAAAGGAGTTCACCTCAATGAAAAGGCACTAACAAAGCCAGGAGTATACAGGGTAAATACCTTTAATAAAGACGGGGGTGGTACCAGTTCCGAGGAAACATCTTCTCGTGCAGAGAAACGAAACCAACAAGCAAATCCTCGTGTAAATTCTAACGATTCATTCAGCTCTGACAATGTGTCTATGATGCTTCCCAGATGA
- the LOC132161777 gene encoding RNA polymerase II C-terminal domain phosphatase-like 2 — MSRLGFKSVVYHGDLRLGEVDAIRVSDQNFQFPNNEIRIHSVSPRSKRCPPLSILQTISSFSVLCKLESSLPVEQSHLINLHAECFDKNKTAVVLIGDEEIHLVAMPSKQNKFPCFWCYSVPAGLYNASLGMLNLCCLAIVFDLDETLIVANTMKSFEDRIEALRSSVARQTDQVRVLEMIAEMKRYIDDRMLLKQYRENDYVVDSDGKVYKVQLEEVLRLSDNHERVVRPVIRLQEKNIVLTRINPENRDTSVLVRLRPAWEDLRSYLTVKGRKRFEVYVCTMAERDYALEMWRLLDPEAQLIGSNKLLDRVICVKSGSRKSLLNVFRDGMCHPKMAMVIDDRSMVWEDKDQPRVHVVPAFTPYYAPQAEAAHAVPVLRVARNVACNVRSYFFKEFDMNLLQRISEVFYEDEVVNLPPAPDVSDYMMPEDAGFVPNGNNAPISEGMNGVEVERRLNLTDQKYINDLATPSLTSRPELRYETSQPPLSILPNVIGHTFTRPLMPSQKPGLLGAPVRRDAISSDCDFDMKRGLLTTKRGPDIRNQSSGEPPILSRLHTQSASVMQPQGGWLVEDDISRGHSNNQPLGFVQDAEPLKPDKQRAHLNPVPRSTPGSTPTGLFSQTSQVKVEEACAGYGLQNQNLPLASQLSEVGVSENQVSNSREVARRCSSKVEFRSVVSTSKDLQFSVQPCLGFPALDATQEDKQQFDRWNHFNELARTFILTSLSDNLMDGLSLDSNMLVSLKQKFGEENNAARQDTTKSLIDTRMTKEVLVRNHCQDMIACLEELEVLDAKIDCQPRVDEILESLSKSFNQYKRSVSMNKKANKKAYKKVQAASSESKGRKKKKGFKRDGKQVAIGVNGAGNKIVKVKSKGKCFHCGAEGHWLRNCPKYMDFKRQGVFKRLNN; from the exons ATGAGTCGCTTAGGGTTTAAATCCGTGGTCTATCACGGGGACTTGCGTTTGGGAGAGGTGGACGCTATCCGGGTCTCGGACCAGAATTTCCAGTTCCCAAACAACGAGATTCGCATCCACAGCGTGTCGCCAAGGAGTAAACGATGCCCTCCGCTCTCGATTCTCCAAACGATTTCTTCGTTTTCGGTTCTATGCAAACTCGAGTCGTCCTTGCCCGTCGAACAGTCGCATCTGATCAATCTCCACGCCGAGTGCTTCGACAAAAATAAG ACGGCCGTGGTATTGATTGGGGACGAAGAAATTCATTTGGTGGCAATGCCAAGTAAGCAGAACAAGTTTCCGTGCTTTTGGTGCTATTCGGTTCCTGCAGGTCTGTACAATGCGAGCTTGGGGATGCTGAATCTGTGTTGTCTGGCGATCGTGTTCGATCTTGATGAAACGCTCATCGTTGCGAACACAATGAAGTCGTTTGAGGACAGAATTGAGGCGCTTCGAAGCTCGGTTGCACGCCAGACTGATCAGGTGCGCGTGTTGGAAATGATTGCCGAGATGAAGCGGTACATTGATGATCGAATGCTGTTGAAGCAGTACAGGGAGAACGATTATGTGGTGGATAGTGATGGGAAGGTATATAAGGTGCAATTGGAGGAGGTTCTGCGGCTATCTGATAACCATGAACGAGTTGTTCGGCCTGTAATACGGTTGCAAGAAAAGAATATTGTCCTTACTCGTATCAATCCTGAG AATCGTGATACCAGTGTGCTTGTGAGGTTGCGACCCGCGTGGGAGGATTTGAGAAGCTATTTAACTGTAAAAGGTAGGAAACGGTTTGAAGTTTATGTGTGCACTATGGCAGAAAGAGATTATGCCTTAGAAATGTGGAGGCTTCTCGACCCGGAGGCACAACTTATAGGTTCAAATAAACTCCTGGACCGCGTTATATGTGTCAAATCAG GCTCCAGGAAATCGTTGCTAAATGTCTTCCGGGATGGCATGTGTCATCCAAAGATGGCAATGGTAATTGATGACCGTTCAATGGTTTGGGAAGATAAGGACCAACCTCGAGTTCATGTAGTTCCTGCATTCACTCCTTATTATGCTCCTCAGGCAGAG gCAGCTCATGCTGTTCCAGTCCTTCGTGTAGCAAGAAACGTCGCATGCAATGTCAGAAGTTACTTTTTCAA AGAGTTCGATATGAATTTATTACAAAGAATCTCGGAAGTATTTTATGAAGATGAGGTGGTAAATTTACCTCCTGCTCCTGATGTGAGCGACTACATGATGCCAGAG GATGCGGGATTTGTACCAAATGGTAATAATGCTCCCATTAGTGAAGGGATGAATGGTGTCGAAGTTGAACGAAGGTTAAACCTAACG gatCAGAAGTATATCAACGACTTGGCTACTCCTTCATTGACAAGTCGTCCTGAGTTAAGATATGAAACCTCTCAACCTCCTCTTTCAATCTTACCAAATGTCATCGGCCACACATTTACAAGACCATTGATGCCTTCTCAGA AGCCTGGTTTACTTGGAGCTCCCGTTAGACGAGATGCAATCTCATCTGATTGTGATTTTGATATGAAGAGAGGACTCCTTACAACAAAGCGTGGTCCAGATATAAGGAATCAAAGCTCAGGTGAACCTCCTATTTTGTCAAGATTACATACACAATCAGCATCAGTGATGCAGCCACAGGGAGGCTGGTTGGTGGAAGATGATATCAGTAGAGGACATTCAAATAATCAACCTTTGGGATTTGTTCAAGATGCTGAACCATTAAAACCTGATAAACAGCGTGCCCATCTAAATCCAGTTCCTCGTAGCACACCAGGATCTACTCCTACTGGTTTATTCTCACAAACATCCCAAGTGAAGGTTGAAGAG GCATGTGCTGGTTATGGTTTGCAAAATCAAAATCTTCCACTTGCAAGTCAGCTATCAG AGGTTGGTGTATCTGAAAATCAGGTGTCCAATAGCAGAGAGGTTGCACGTAGATGCAGCTCCAAG GTTGAATTCAGGTCTGTTGTAAGCACCAGTAAAGATTTGCAATTTTCTGTTCAG CCTTGTCTAGGTTTTCCAGCTTTGGATGCCACTCAGGAGGACAAACAACAATTTGATCGTTGGAATCATTTCAACGAGTTGGCGAGAACCTTCATCTTGACATCTTTGTCAGATAATCTCATGGACGGCCTTTCACTCGATTCAAACATGTTGGTTAGTCTGAAGCAGAAATTTGGTGAAGAAAATAACGCTGCTAGGCAGGACACGACAAAGAGTCTAATTGATACTAGAATGACTAAAGAAGTTCTAGTTCGCAATCATTGTCAAGATATGATTGCATGCTTAGAAGAACTGGAGGTGTTGGATGCCAAGATTGATTGTCAACCTCGAGTGGATGAGATCCTTGAGTCTCTGTCAAAGTCATTCAATCAATACAAACGTAGTGTTTCCATGAACAAAAAGGCGAATAAAAAGGCTTACAAAAAGGTTCAAGCTGCTTCTTCTGAGTCGAAAGGccggaaaaagaagaagggtttTAAAAGAGATGGCAAGCAAGTTGCCATAGGAGTGAATGGAGCAGGGAACAAAATAGTAAAAGTTAAGTCCAAAGGAAAGTGTTTCCATTGTGGCGCAGAAGGGCATTGGTTAAGAAACTGCCCTAAGTATATGGATTTCAAACGCCAAG GGGTTTTCAAGAGATTAAATAACTGA